The Oncorhynchus mykiss isolate Arlee chromosome 28, USDA_OmykA_1.1, whole genome shotgun sequence genome includes a window with the following:
- the LOC110508824 gene encoding alpha-tocopherol transfer protein: protein MKSGEETDYEGDLNSLPDDSNFVKPYLLELRQRAQKDIIDPQQSLNWSDSFLIKFLRARDFNVELSLKLLFNYQRWRRECPEISANLQPSSVLGLLQNNYHGVLRDRDLSGSRVLIYRIGQWNPKDFTVYEVFRVSLITSELIVQETETQRNGLKAIFDMQGWCFAHALQINPSLAKRISSVLTDSFPLKVRGIHLINEPIFFRPVFAMLRPFLPDKIKQRIHMHGSTFKETLRDFFSEDILPQEYGGSGPSMEEVCQGWTSHILQSEELLTQLSIFPAVDEVTSDPEPDSQSAYSS from the exons ATGAAGTCCGGAGAGGAGACGGATTACGAGGGAGACCTAAATAGTTTGCCCGACGACTCCAACTTTGTCAAACCTTATTTATTAGAACTGAGACAGAGGGCACAGAAAGACATCATCGACCCGCAGCAAAGCTTGAATTGGTCAGACAGTTTTCTAATAAAGTTTCTGCGAGCGAGAGACTTTAATGTTGAGCTGTCACTGAAG CTACTCTTTAATTACCAGCGTTGGAGGAGAGAGTGCCCAGAGATCAGTGCCAACCTGCAGCCGTCCTCTGTCCTGGGACTCCTCCAGAATAACTACCATGGAGTGCTGAGGGACCGGGACCTCAGCGGCAGCAGAGTGCTCATCTATAGGATCG GCCAGTGGAACCCCAAAGACTTCACAGTGTACGAGGTGTTCCGTGTCAGTCTGATCACATCTGAGCTGATCGTCCAGGAGACGGAGACTCAGAGGAATGGACTAAAAGCCATTTTTGACATGCAGGGATGGTGCTTCGCTCACGCCCTCCAGATCAACCCCTCCCTGGCCAAAAGGATCTCCTCTGTGCTCACG GACTCGTTCCCTCTGAAAGTGCGAGGAATCCATCTGATCAACGAGCCCATATTCTTCAGACCCGTCTTCGCCATGCTCCGCCCATTTCTGCCCGATAAGATCAAACAGCGG ATCCACATGCATGGCAGCACCTTCAAAGAGACTCTGAGGGATTTTTTCTCCGAAGACATCCTCCCCCAGGAGTACGGGGGCAGCGGCCCCTCCATGGAAGAGGTGTGTCAGGGGTGGACCTCCCACATCCTGCAGTCTGAGGAACTCCTCACCCAGCTTTCCATCTTCCCTGCAGTAGATGAGGTCACCTCTGACCCAGAACCTGACAGCCAGTCTGCCTACAGCTCCTGA